The Hyalangium gracile genome includes a window with the following:
- the pheS gene encoding phenylalanine--tRNA ligase subunit alpha: MRDRFQALAEAARRDITVASEVTAVESLRVRYLGKKGELSGVLGGMGKLPPEERKALGEVANQVKAEIEKLLAEALQRAEEAALAAELKGPKLDVTLPGRGVAPGSRHPVSRTMEEIVRTFARLGFEVEVGPEIELDYFNFEALNLPKDHPARDMQDTFYVDEATLGHAKKADSPVLLRTHTSPVQVRHMLARKPPIRAVMPGRVYRRDSDITHTPMFHQVEGLLVDKDVSFAELKGSLDAFVKAFFGSDTRTRFRPSFFPFTEPSAEVDISCTSCSGKGCRVCKQTGWLEVLGSGMVHPNVFTSAGYDPKEVTGYAFGMGVERIAMLRYRIDDLRMMFENDARFLEQF; encoded by the coding sequence ATGCGGGATCGCTTTCAGGCCCTCGCGGAAGCAGCGCGGCGGGACATCACCGTCGCCTCCGAGGTGACGGCCGTGGAGTCGTTGAGGGTTCGCTACCTGGGCAAGAAGGGCGAGCTGTCCGGCGTGCTCGGGGGCATGGGCAAGCTGCCTCCCGAGGAGCGCAAGGCGCTGGGCGAGGTGGCCAACCAGGTCAAGGCGGAGATCGAGAAGCTGCTCGCCGAGGCGCTGCAGCGCGCCGAGGAGGCGGCGCTCGCGGCGGAGCTGAAGGGGCCGAAGCTGGACGTGACGCTGCCGGGGCGGGGTGTTGCGCCGGGCAGCCGACACCCGGTGTCGCGGACGATGGAGGAGATCGTCCGGACGTTCGCGCGGCTCGGCTTCGAGGTGGAGGTGGGGCCGGAGATCGAGCTGGACTACTTCAACTTCGAGGCGCTGAACCTGCCCAAGGATCACCCCGCGCGGGACATGCAGGACACCTTCTACGTGGACGAGGCGACGCTCGGGCACGCGAAGAAGGCGGACAGCCCGGTGCTGCTGCGCACGCACACCTCGCCGGTGCAGGTGCGGCACATGCTGGCCAGGAAGCCGCCGATCCGCGCGGTGATGCCGGGCCGGGTGTACCGGAGGGACTCGGACATCACCCACACGCCCATGTTCCACCAGGTGGAGGGGCTGCTGGTGGACAAGGACGTGAGCTTCGCGGAGCTGAAGGGCTCGCTGGACGCGTTCGTGAAGGCGTTCTTCGGTTCGGACACGCGCACGCGCTTCCGGCCGTCCTTCTTCCCCTTCACCGAGCCGTCGGCGGAGGTGGACATCTCCTGTACCTCGTGCAGCGGCAAGGGTTGCCGCGTGTGCAAGCAGACGGGGTGGTTGGAGGTGCTGGGCAGCGGCATGGTGCACCCTAACGTCTTCACCTCGGCGGGGTACGACCCGAAGGAGGTGACGGGCTACGCGTTCGGCATGGGCGTGGAGCGCATCGCCATGCTGCGCTACCGCATCGATGACCTGCGGATGATGTTCGAGAACGACGCGCGCTTCCTCGAGCAGTTCTGA
- the rpmI gene encoding 50S ribosomal protein L35: MPKLKTRSAAKKRLQVKKSGKVKHGKAYGKHLFTHAKTPAQKRRNRGTGHLRDMDAKKVIKEMFPYGAN, translated from the coding sequence ATGCCGAAGTTGAAGACCCGTAGTGCTGCGAAGAAGCGGTTGCAGGTGAAGAAGAGTGGCAAGGTGAAGCACGGGAAGGCCTACGGCAAGCACCTCTTCACCCACGCGAAGACCCCGGCCCAGAAGCGGCGCAACCGCGGCACGGGTCACCTTCGCGACATGGATGCGAAGAAGGTCATCAAGGAAATGTTCCCCTACGGGGCCAACTAG
- the infC gene encoding translation initiation factor IF-3 has protein sequence MEDLHIVRDQRTNRRIRAREVRVVGPAGEQLGVLSIEQALERAQAEGMDLVEVNPMAKPPVCKIMDYGKFKYEEKKKASEAKKKQVVVHLKEVKLRPKTEEHDYEFKVRNIKRFLEEGNKAKVTIVFRGREITHKELGSAILDDVNKDLKDVAVVEQVPRMEGRQMFMILAPNPKVAQRARDQARQQAEAAAKAEAAGKKPEGNKVEGNKPVGGRPDGKPDGERQEARPAGGEAALPAAPPQSEPAAGAAATGGTK, from the coding sequence TTGGAGGATCTTCACATCGTCCGCGATCAAAGAACGAACCGTCGTATCCGTGCTCGAGAGGTCCGCGTCGTAGGGCCTGCTGGTGAGCAGCTCGGAGTGCTTTCGATCGAGCAGGCCCTGGAGCGCGCCCAGGCCGAGGGGATGGACCTCGTCGAGGTCAACCCGATGGCCAAGCCGCCGGTCTGCAAGATCATGGACTACGGCAAGTTCAAGTACGAGGAGAAGAAGAAGGCCTCGGAAGCGAAGAAGAAGCAGGTCGTGGTCCACCTCAAGGAGGTGAAGCTCCGCCCGAAGACGGAGGAGCACGACTACGAGTTCAAGGTTCGCAACATCAAGCGGTTCCTGGAAGAGGGCAACAAGGCCAAGGTCACCATCGTGTTCCGCGGTCGCGAGATCACCCACAAGGAGCTGGGCAGCGCGATCCTGGACGACGTGAACAAGGACCTGAAGGACGTGGCCGTGGTGGAGCAGGTGCCCCGGATGGAAGGGCGCCAGATGTTCATGATTCTCGCGCCCAACCCGAAGGTGGCGCAGCGCGCCAGGGATCAGGCCCGGCAGCAGGCGGAGGCGGCGGCGAAGGCGGAGGCGGCGGGCAAGAAGCCAGAAGGCAACAAGGTGGAGGGCAACAAGCCGGTGGGCGGCAGGCCCGACGGCAAGCCGGATGGCGAGCGGCAGGAGGCTCGGCCGGCTGGGGGGGAAGCGGCGCTCCCCGCGGCTCCTCCGCAGAGCGAGCCGGCGGCCGGAGCGGCCGCGACGGGCGGGACGAAGTAG
- a CDS encoding integration host factor subunit alpha has protein sequence MTKADIIEGVYEKVGFSKKESAEIVELVFDTLKETLERGDKIKISGFGNFQVRQKKARVGRNPQTGKEIEISARRVLTFRPSQVLKSALNGEAPPENHAEIDAREEEADENDEFDSEDEYGDEADGK, from the coding sequence ATGACGAAGGCGGACATCATCGAGGGCGTCTACGAGAAGGTCGGCTTCTCCAAGAAGGAGTCGGCCGAGATCGTCGAACTCGTCTTCGACACCCTGAAGGAGACGCTGGAGCGCGGGGACAAGATCAAGATCTCCGGGTTCGGCAACTTCCAGGTGAGGCAGAAGAAGGCGCGGGTGGGCCGCAATCCGCAGACGGGCAAGGAGATCGAGATCTCGGCCCGTCGGGTGCTGACCTTCCGACCGAGCCAGGTGCTCAAGAGCGCCCTGAACGGGGAGGCCCCGCCGGAGAACCACGCGGAGATCGACGCGCGGGAGGAGGAGGCGGACGAGAATGACGAGTTCGACTCCGAGGACGAGTACGGAGACGAGGCGGACGGGAAGTAG
- the rplT gene encoding 50S ribosomal protein L20 has translation MRVKKGFKARRRRNRILKLAKGYRGRRKNCYKRANQAVERALDYAARDRAVNKRIFRSLWIVRINAAARTVGLSYSKLIAGLAKAKISLDRKVLADMAVADPAGFAAVANIAKAA, from the coding sequence ATGCGCGTCAAGAAGGGATTCAAGGCCCGTCGCCGTCGTAATCGGATTTTGAAGCTGGCCAAGGGTTACCGTGGCCGTCGGAAGAACTGCTACAAGCGGGCCAACCAGGCCGTGGAGCGCGCGCTGGACTACGCCGCGCGTGACCGCGCGGTGAACAAGCGGATCTTCCGCTCGCTGTGGATCGTCCGCATCAACGCGGCGGCCCGCACCGTGGGCCTGTCCTACTCGAAGCTGATCGCCGGGCTGGCCAAGGCGAAGATCTCCCTGGACCGCAAGGTGCTGGCCGACATGGCCGTTGCGGATCCCGCGGGCTTCGCGGCCGTCGCCAACATCGCGAAGGCGGCCTGA
- the pheT gene encoding phenylalanine--tRNA ligase subunit beta produces the protein MKISVKWLGEYVTLPASVDELARKLTAAGLEIEGLERPGEALRGVVVAQIKESVQHPNADKLSVTKVDAGGPSLVQVVCGAKNYKVGDKVPLATVGTKLPNGAEIKQAALRGVDSSGMLCSAKELGLTEDSSGLLILSPEAKAGMPIAEALGLDDVVLEVNVTPNRPDALSHLGVAREVGVVTGAAFRPPEPKPAEKGNSAAERVKVRIEDGTRCPRYVARVVENVKIQPSPQWMQDRLKACGVRAINNVVDVTNYVNLEYGQPLHAFDLEKLAGQEIVVRCARQGEKIRTLDDKERTLDADDLAICDRDRPQAIAGVMGGGDSEVGEGTKHIVLESAHFLPSSVRRTSKRHGLHTEASHRFERGADIDAVVPAIDRAAQLIAELSGGTVAPGRVDVYPSPKPSRRVALRYGRVEKFLGTAVAEAECRRILGALGFKAVEDGAGQTTFEVPRARVDVEREEDLLEEIARVYGYDNIPAKLPRGVAELAPEPLTTEAERRLRQALSGAGLNEVVNYSFVAPRSLEVLGGKEAPVALINPLSVEQSVMRTSLLPGLLENLSRSVRHQVERVAIYETGRAYFRDPEGGQGRRPATREVHRVAGLVWGLRSGRTWTQKDAQMDFYDAKGAVEAVFHSLHAEGVRFVAAEAPAWHPRACAQVVLGDGTALGYVGELHPRITKALGLPQGVFAFELDTEPLYSAARLVPEYHSLPRFPAVLRDLAVVVPVELRNDEVRKVILEVGGALVEDALIFDVYTGKPIPEGKKNLAYAIRYRSPERTLTDAEVSEAHQRIIAEVNQRLGGALRA, from the coding sequence GTGAAGATTTCGGTGAAGTGGCTCGGCGAGTACGTGACGCTGCCGGCGTCGGTGGACGAGCTGGCGCGGAAGCTGACCGCGGCGGGGCTGGAGATCGAGGGCCTGGAGCGGCCGGGCGAGGCGCTGCGCGGCGTGGTGGTGGCGCAGATCAAGGAGTCCGTGCAGCACCCCAACGCGGACAAGCTGTCCGTGACGAAGGTGGACGCGGGCGGCCCCTCGCTGGTGCAGGTGGTGTGCGGCGCGAAGAACTACAAGGTCGGCGACAAGGTGCCGCTGGCCACCGTGGGCACGAAGCTGCCCAACGGCGCGGAGATCAAGCAGGCGGCGCTCCGGGGCGTGGACAGCTCCGGCATGCTGTGCTCGGCGAAGGAGCTGGGGCTGACCGAGGATTCCTCCGGGCTGCTCATCCTCTCGCCGGAGGCCAAGGCGGGCATGCCGATCGCCGAGGCGCTGGGGCTGGATGACGTGGTGCTGGAGGTGAATGTCACCCCGAACCGGCCCGACGCGCTCTCGCACCTGGGCGTGGCGCGCGAGGTGGGCGTGGTGACGGGCGCGGCGTTCCGCCCGCCGGAGCCCAAGCCCGCCGAGAAGGGGAACTCCGCGGCCGAGAGGGTGAAGGTGCGGATCGAGGACGGGACGCGCTGCCCGCGCTACGTGGCGCGCGTGGTGGAGAACGTGAAGATCCAGCCGTCGCCCCAGTGGATGCAGGATCGGCTGAAGGCCTGTGGCGTGCGCGCCATCAACAACGTGGTGGACGTGACCAACTACGTCAACCTCGAGTACGGCCAGCCGCTGCACGCCTTCGATCTCGAGAAGCTGGCGGGGCAGGAGATCGTCGTGCGCTGCGCGAGGCAGGGCGAGAAGATCCGAACGCTCGACGACAAGGAGCGCACCCTCGACGCGGATGACCTGGCCATCTGTGACCGGGATCGGCCCCAGGCCATCGCCGGGGTGATGGGTGGCGGGGACAGCGAGGTGGGGGAGGGCACGAAGCACATCGTCCTCGAGTCCGCGCACTTCCTGCCGTCCAGCGTGCGCCGCACGTCCAAGCGGCACGGCCTGCACACGGAGGCCTCGCACCGCTTCGAGCGTGGGGCGGACATCGACGCCGTGGTGCCGGCCATCGACCGGGCCGCGCAGCTCATCGCGGAGCTGTCCGGAGGCACGGTGGCCCCCGGCCGCGTGGATGTGTACCCGAGCCCGAAGCCGTCCCGCCGCGTGGCCCTGCGCTACGGGCGCGTGGAGAAGTTCCTGGGCACGGCGGTGGCGGAGGCCGAGTGCCGCCGCATCCTGGGGGCCCTGGGCTTCAAGGCGGTGGAGGACGGGGCAGGGCAGACGACGTTCGAGGTGCCTCGGGCCCGCGTGGACGTGGAGCGCGAGGAGGATCTCCTGGAGGAGATCGCCCGCGTGTACGGGTACGACAACATCCCCGCGAAGCTGCCTCGGGGGGTGGCGGAGCTGGCCCCCGAGCCGCTCACCACCGAGGCCGAGCGGCGGCTGCGCCAGGCGCTCTCGGGGGCCGGGCTGAACGAGGTGGTGAACTACTCGTTCGTGGCGCCGCGGAGCCTGGAGGTGCTGGGCGGGAAGGAGGCGCCCGTGGCGCTCATCAACCCGCTCAGCGTGGAGCAGTCGGTGATGCGCACCAGCCTGCTGCCGGGGCTGCTGGAGAACCTGTCTCGCAGCGTGCGGCACCAGGTGGAGCGGGTGGCCATCTACGAGACGGGCCGCGCCTACTTCCGGGATCCGGAGGGCGGCCAGGGCCGGCGTCCGGCGACGCGCGAGGTGCACCGGGTGGCGGGGCTCGTGTGGGGCCTGCGCTCCGGACGTACCTGGACGCAGAAGGACGCCCAGATGGACTTCTACGATGCCAAGGGCGCGGTGGAGGCGGTGTTCCACAGCCTGCACGCGGAGGGCGTCCGCTTCGTGGCCGCCGAGGCCCCGGCCTGGCACCCGCGCGCCTGCGCCCAGGTGGTGCTGGGCGACGGGACGGCGCTGGGCTACGTGGGCGAGCTGCACCCCCGTATCACCAAGGCCCTGGGGCTGCCGCAGGGGGTGTTCGCGTTCGAGCTGGACACCGAGCCCCTGTACTCGGCGGCCCGGCTGGTGCCCGAGTACCACTCGCTGCCGCGCTTCCCGGCGGTGCTGAGGGACCTGGCGGTGGTCGTCCCCGTTGAGCTGCGCAACGACGAGGTGCGCAAGGTGATCCTGGAGGTGGGAGGTGCGCTGGTGGAGGACGCCCTCATCTTCGACGTGTACACGGGCAAGCCCATCCCCGAGGGGAAGAAGAACCTGGCGTACGCCATCCGCTACCGCTCGCCCGAGCGCACGCTCACCGACGCGGAGGTCAGCGAGGCGCACCAGCGCATCATCGCCGAGGTGAACCAGCGGCTGGGCGGCGCGCTGCGTGCCTGA
- a CDS encoding serine/threonine protein kinase: MSERARLVIPPGTEVRGFVIEQELGAGGFGTVFRARRGERLYALKFLRCKEAGGWARREVEILLRVPHRNVVRFEGCGFWPDDTREYLVVIMDYVEGRRLDVWAEEENPDARQVVQKVLGMVRALTEIHRVGVIHRDLKEANIIVRASDGEAVLVDFGVAGGTNTVQATRDVLPPCTLEYRSPEAWRFLRNNARQLGTRYQPGSADDLYALGVVLYWLLTGRYPCVGLTEVEQAEVTIHQVPEPPHAVNRRVPEALSAICMKLLEKHPENRHPDAGALGLALEAELARVDAAWSVPLCDAHASDNVTTVGDLARADGDDGVDHWLREARHAHERPRRGRRPAPAAPEEKPPLPPVLAVVPAPPTPAPPAGASPPGESPASELQSGPPGALELVARGPVLASERGVAHPTWSVAPRILPWAALVLGFVMVLGMAVALLPARLTPSPPASARAEEEAPAGLFVVLPEIAQGTTWKVGWKVASPWKPPEADRHYFFAAEGETVPWAPSGLREQGETSVNSPQQKQQKVPVLSSLGKVITAGVACFGVACTGPQVRPEPPAEPCPSGAIQAMAELGIDIGESNVAVFLSGPLRGYISVREGWTRARLSGRFEGLPHGTILKGRLLFGGERVYGRFTEAQEAEGSRTWPICMELLNASEERGLDLEPGSTAEVAEVFNSVVVKAVDRFQ; the protein is encoded by the coding sequence ATGAGCGAGCGCGCTCGGCTCGTCATTCCTCCGGGGACAGAGGTCCGCGGCTTCGTGATCGAGCAGGAGCTGGGAGCCGGTGGTTTCGGCACCGTGTTCCGGGCCCGGCGTGGCGAGCGGCTCTACGCGCTCAAGTTCCTCCGCTGCAAGGAAGCGGGAGGCTGGGCCAGGCGGGAGGTGGAGATCCTCCTGCGCGTTCCGCACCGCAACGTGGTGCGCTTCGAGGGGTGTGGCTTCTGGCCGGACGACACGCGCGAGTACCTCGTGGTCATCATGGACTACGTGGAGGGGCGGCGGCTGGACGTGTGGGCCGAGGAGGAGAACCCTGATGCGCGGCAGGTGGTTCAGAAGGTGCTGGGCATGGTGCGGGCGCTGACGGAGATCCACCGGGTCGGAGTCATCCACCGGGACCTGAAGGAGGCCAACATCATCGTGCGCGCCTCGGATGGGGAGGCGGTGCTGGTGGACTTCGGCGTGGCGGGCGGCACGAACACGGTCCAGGCCACGCGCGATGTGCTCCCGCCCTGCACGCTGGAGTACCGCTCTCCCGAGGCGTGGCGCTTCCTCCGTAACAATGCCCGGCAGCTCGGCACCCGCTACCAGCCAGGCTCCGCTGATGATCTGTACGCCCTGGGCGTGGTCCTCTACTGGCTTTTGACGGGCAGGTATCCGTGTGTCGGGCTGACCGAGGTGGAGCAGGCTGAGGTCACCATCCACCAGGTCCCCGAGCCGCCTCACGCCGTCAACCGTCGGGTGCCGGAGGCGCTCAGCGCCATCTGCATGAAGCTGCTGGAGAAGCACCCCGAGAACCGCCACCCGGATGCGGGGGCCTTGGGGCTGGCCTTGGAGGCGGAGCTGGCGAGGGTGGATGCGGCCTGGAGCGTGCCCCTGTGCGACGCCCATGCCTCGGACAACGTGACCACCGTGGGCGACCTGGCGCGTGCGGATGGCGATGACGGTGTGGACCATTGGCTCCGGGAGGCACGGCACGCGCATGAGAGGCCCAGGAGGGGCAGGCGTCCCGCTCCCGCTGCTCCGGAAGAGAAGCCGCCGCTGCCACCTGTGCTCGCGGTTGTGCCCGCTCCACCAACTCCTGCGCCGCCGGCCGGAGCATCTCCTCCGGGCGAGTCTCCAGCATCCGAGCTCCAGAGCGGGCCACCAGGAGCACTCGAGCTCGTGGCCAGGGGGCCTGTCCTCGCCTCGGAGAGGGGCGTGGCACATCCAACCTGGAGCGTTGCCCCTCGCATCTTGCCGTGGGCCGCGCTGGTGCTGGGCTTCGTGATGGTCCTGGGCATGGCCGTTGCCCTGCTTCCTGCTCGTCTCACCCCGTCACCTCCCGCCTCTGCCCGGGCGGAGGAGGAGGCGCCTGCTGGGCTCTTCGTGGTTCTCCCAGAGATAGCCCAGGGGACTACCTGGAAGGTCGGCTGGAAAGTAGCGTCCCCGTGGAAGCCACCGGAAGCTGACCGCCACTACTTCTTCGCCGCCGAGGGGGAGACAGTCCCCTGGGCTCCCTCCGGGTTGCGCGAGCAGGGAGAGACTTCCGTGAATAGTCCGCAGCAGAAGCAGCAGAAGGTTCCCGTCCTCAGTTCCTTGGGCAAGGTGATCACTGCGGGTGTCGCCTGCTTCGGGGTGGCCTGCACCGGACCGCAGGTGCGCCCCGAGCCTCCCGCTGAGCCGTGCCCTTCCGGCGCGATCCAGGCCATGGCCGAGCTGGGGATCGACATTGGCGAGAGCAACGTGGCAGTTTTTCTCTCTGGCCCGCTGAGAGGGTACATCTCCGTGAGGGAGGGATGGACACGTGCGCGGCTCTCAGGCCGCTTCGAGGGGTTGCCCCACGGAACCATCCTGAAGGGGCGG